The Capsicum annuum cultivar UCD-10X-F1 unplaced genomic scaffold, UCD10Xv1.1 ctg3205, whole genome shotgun sequence genome includes a region encoding these proteins:
- the LOC124891195 gene encoding secreted RxLR effector protein 161-like: MHGMFLKNSRWRSKQDWISCSKQVFLSRFMHYPSQVHLRIAKQTLRYIKGTVDYGIWFKGEEQGQLMGYSDSDWAGNVDDMKSISGYAFTLGSDMFPWNSRKQDVVAQSSTEAEYIAAARASNQALWL; the protein is encoded by the exons ATGCACGGGATGTTCTTAAAAAATTCAAGATGGAGAAGT AAACAAGACTGGATCTCATGTTCGAAGCAAGTTTTTTTGTCAAGGTTTATGCATTATCCAAGTCAAGTTCATCTTCGTATTGCTAAACAAACATTGAGGTATATCAAGGGAACTGTTGATTATGGTATTTGGTTTAAAGGGGAAGAGCAAGGGCAATTGATGGGTTATTCAGATAGTGATTGGGCAGgaaatgttgatgatatgaagAGCATTTCTGGATATGCCTTTACACTTGGTTCAGACATGTTCCCATGGAATTCAAGGAAGCAAGATGTGGTAGCTCAATCATCTACAGAGGCAGAATACATTGCTGCTGCTCGTGCATCTAATCAGGCTCTATGGttatga